From Coffea arabica cultivar ET-39 chromosome 9c, Coffea Arabica ET-39 HiFi, whole genome shotgun sequence, one genomic window encodes:
- the LOC113707827 gene encoding purine permease 21-like → MENAAQEKQTHVTIQGAQQSISPDSVGEAIGNQESSVPLLHRNKRWLLMALFSVLVLFGQSAATLLGRLYYEKGGNSKWLSAFIQGAGFPILLPFLYNTKDRKNNSSEQTKTPSPLVLGSIYMVLGTLLAAVGMLFSVGLLYLPVSTFSLISATQLGFNALFSFFLNSQKFTPLIVNSLVLLTTSSALLVLQNDDSSGSSKSYKGKYAIGFICTLLAAALFSLILSLSQLAINKILKRQTVKELLDFLIYQSLVASCILLVGLFASGEWRTLSAEMNKFELGKASYTMTLLWIAVCWQIFSIGMVGLILKVSSLFANVISTLGLPIVPILAVFIFKEKMSGVKAVGMLLAIWGFMSYIYQHYLDDLVSKSGKKDVDSKEISLMQN, encoded by the exons ATGGAGAATGCAGCTCAAGAAAAGCAGACACATGTCACGA TTCAGGGAGCTCAACAATCAATATCTCCTGATAGTGTGGGAGAAGCCATTGGCAACCAAGAGTCATCTGTTCCTCTGCTTCACCGTAACAAGAGATGGCTTCTAATGGCCTTATTTTCCGTTCTTGTACTCTTTGGCCAGTCAGCTGCTACGCTTCTGGGAAGATTGTATTATGAAAAGGGTGGAAATAGCAAATGGTTATCGGCATTTATACAAGGTGCTGGATTTCCAATCCTCTTGCCATTCCTGTATAATACAAAAGACAGAAAAAACAACTCAAGTGAACAAACGAAGACACCATCTCCTCTAGTCCTCGGATCAATATATATGGTCCTTGGCACTTTGCTAGCAGCCGTAGGGATGTTATTTTCAGTAGGCCTCTTATACCTTCCTGTATCCACTTTTTCGCTCATCAGCGCAACTCAGTTAGGCTTCAAtgctttgttttccttcttcCTCAATTCACAAAAGTTCACTCCTTTAATTGTCAACTCATTAGTACTTCTGACCACTTCCTCTGCCCTCCTTGTACTTCAAAATGATGACTCTTCAGGCTCCTCAAAATCCTACAAAGGAAAGTATGCTATAGGATTCATATGCACCCTATTAGCTGCAGCACTTTTCTCTTTGATACTCTCTCTGTCACAACTTGCAATTAACAAGATTCTGAAAAGGCAAACAGTTAAGGAGCTTTTGGACTTCTTGATTTACCAATCGCTTGTAGCAAGTTGTATCCTGTTGGTCGGCCTTTTCGCTAGCGGAGAATGGAGGACCCTTTCTGCAGAGATGAACAAATTTGAACTAGGCAAGGCATCCTATACAATGACTTTGTTGTGGATAGCAGTGTGCTGGCAAATTTTCTCCATTGGAATGGTGGGATTGATTTTGAAGGTCTCTTCACTCTTTGCTAATGTCATCAGCACACTAGGGTTGCCGATTGTTCCAATTTTAGCCGTATTCATCTTCAAGGAAAAGATGAGTGGAGTAAAAGCAGTAGGAATGTTGCTTGCCATATGGGGATTCATGTCCTACATTTATCAGCATTATCTTGATGATTTGGTGTCCAAGTCCGGAAAAAAAGACGTCGATAGCAAAGAAATTTCCCTCATGCAGAACTGA